A genomic window from Lycium barbarum isolate Lr01 chromosome 4, ASM1917538v2, whole genome shotgun sequence includes:
- the LOC132634739 gene encoding ABC transporter F family member 3 isoform X2 codes for MPLRMFDGMDEEEAPKNKKPEPVDGPLLTERDKIKIERRKRKDERMREAEYQAHLKEVEEVKAGMPLVCVNHDGQGDGPTVKDIRMENFNISVGGRELIVDGSVTLSFGRHYGLIGRNGTGKTTLLRHMAMHAIDGIPRNCQILHVEQEVVGDDTSVLQCILNTDMERTQLLEEESRLLEVQRVMDLEGEAGKSDKSNGEMDKNALAKRLEEIYKRLDFIDAYTAEARAATILSGLSFDPDMQKRATKTFSGGWRMRIALARALFIEPDLLLLDEPTNHLDLHAVLWLETYLVKWPKTFIVVSHAREFLNTVVTDIIHLQNQKLSTYKGDYDTFERTREEQVKNQQKAFESNERTRAHMQTFIDKFRYNAKRASLVQSRIKALERIGRVDEVINDPDYKFEFPSPDDRPGAPIISFSDASFGYPGGPLLFRNLNFGIDLDSRVAMVGPNGIGKSTILKLISGELQPTSGTVFRSAKVRIAVFSQHHVDGLDLTSNPLLYMMRCFPGVPEQKLRGHLGSFGITGNLALQPMYTLSGGQKSRVAFAKITFKKPHILLLDEPSNHLDLDAVEALIQGLVLFQGGVLMVSHDEHLTSGSVDQLWAVSEGRVTPFEGTFHDYKKLLQAKQL; via the exons ATGCCGCTGAGAATGTTTGATGGAATGGATGAAGAGGAAGCTCCAAAGAATAAAAAGCCAGAACCAGTTGATGGTCCTTTGCTCACAGAACGTGATAAGATTAAGATCGAAAGGAGGAAGAGGAAAGATGAACGCATGAGAGAG GCAGAATACCAAGCACACTTGAAAGAAGTGGAAGAAGTGAAAGCTGGTATGCCTTTAGTGTGTGTGAATCATGATGGTCAGGGTGATGGACCAACTGTTAAGGATATCCGTATGGAGAATTTCAATATATCTGTTGGTGGTCGTGAACTTATTGTCGATGGTTCCGTCACGCTTTCTTTTGGAAGACACTATG GACTTATTGGAAGAAACGGTACGGGAAAAACAACTCTCCTAAGACACATGGCTATGCACGCTATTGATGGTATTCCCAGGAACTGCCAGATATTGCATGTTGAGCAAGAAGTGGTTGGTGATGATACCTCAGTTCTGCAATGTATTCTTAACACTGATATGGAGAGAACCCAACTTCTGGAAGAAGAGAGTCGTCTGCTTGAAGTACAG AGAGTAATGGACCTAGAAGGCGAAGCTGGAAAGAGTGATAAGTCGAATGGGGagatggacaaaaatgcccttgcGAAAAGGCTCGAAGAGATATACAAAAGACTTGATTTCATTGATGCTTACACGGCTGAAGCACGTGCAGCGACTATTCTTTCG GGTTTGAGCTTCGATCCGGACATGCAAAAGAGAGCGACTAAAACATTTTCTGGAGGATGGAGAATGAGAATAGCTCTTGCTCGGGCATTGTTCATTGAACCTGATCTATTGTTGCTTGATGAACCCACG AATCATCTCGATCTGCATGCTGTCTTATGGCTGGAAACTTACTTGGTGAAGTGGCCCAAGACATTTATAGTTGTCTCTCAtgctagagagttcttgaacacT GTAGTCACAGATATTATCCATCTACAAAATCAGAAATTGAGTACCTATAAAGGAGACTATGATACATTCGAAAGGACAAGAGAAGAACAAGTTAAGAATCAACAGAAGGCATTCGAGTCAAATGAACGTACAAGGGCCCACATGCAG ACCTTTATTGATAAGTTCCGGTACAATGCAAAGCGTGCATCTCTTGTTCAATCTAGAATTAAG GCACTGGAACGAATTGGTCGTGtcgatgaagtcatcaatgatcCTGA CTACAAGTTTGAGTTCCCTTCTCCTGATGATAGACCTGGTGCTCCTATCATAAGCTTCAG TGATGCATCCTTTGGATATCCTGGGGGCCCATTATTGTTCAGAAATTTGAATTTTGGAATAGATTTGGATAGCAGAGTAGCAA TGGTTGGCCCTAATGGTATTGGAAAGTCAACAATACTGAAGCTTATTTCTGGGGAGCTTCAACCAACCTCAGGGACTGTTTTCCGCTCTGCTAAG GTCCGCATTGCTGTATTTAGTCAGCATCATGTTGATGGGCTGGATCTGACCTCAAATCCCCTCTTATACATGATGCGTTGCTTTCCA GGAGTGCCTGAACAAAAGTTACGTGGTCATCTAGGTTCATTTGGTATCACTGGGAATCTTGCTCTTCAGCCCATGTACACTTTGTCTG GTGGCCAAAAAAGCAGAGTTGCATTTGCAAAGATAACTTTCAAGAAGCCTCACATATTGCTTCTTGATGAGCCATCAAATCATTTG GATCTGGACGCTGTGGAGGCCCTGATACAAGGTCTGGTCTTGTTCCAAGGAGGCGTACTGATG GTCAGTCATGATGAACATTTAACATCTGGTAGTGTTGATCAGCTCTGGGCCGTCTCTGAGGGCAGGGTGACGCCTTTCGAGGGGACATTCCACGATTACAAGAAACTACTGCAAGCAAAACAGTTATAA
- the LOC132634739 gene encoding ABC transporter F family member 3 isoform X1: protein MTEVASNAVHEILGGRVIQDVDQPIIDYIINVVADEDFDFGLDGEGAFDALGELLVDSGCVTDFDECRKVCSKLSEKLEKHGLVKPQPTVRSLKMPLRMFDGMDEEEAPKNKKPEPVDGPLLTERDKIKIERRKRKDERMREAEYQAHLKEVEEVKAGMPLVCVNHDGQGDGPTVKDIRMENFNISVGGRELIVDGSVTLSFGRHYGLIGRNGTGKTTLLRHMAMHAIDGIPRNCQILHVEQEVVGDDTSVLQCILNTDMERTQLLEEESRLLEVQRVMDLEGEAGKSDKSNGEMDKNALAKRLEEIYKRLDFIDAYTAEARAATILSGLSFDPDMQKRATKTFSGGWRMRIALARALFIEPDLLLLDEPTNHLDLHAVLWLETYLVKWPKTFIVVSHAREFLNTVVTDIIHLQNQKLSTYKGDYDTFERTREEQVKNQQKAFESNERTRAHMQTFIDKFRYNAKRASLVQSRIKALERIGRVDEVINDPDYKFEFPSPDDRPGAPIISFSDASFGYPGGPLLFRNLNFGIDLDSRVAMVGPNGIGKSTILKLISGELQPTSGTVFRSAKVRIAVFSQHHVDGLDLTSNPLLYMMRCFPGVPEQKLRGHLGSFGITGNLALQPMYTLSGGQKSRVAFAKITFKKPHILLLDEPSNHLDLDAVEALIQGLVLFQGGVLMVSHDEHLTSGSVDQLWAVSEGRVTPFEGTFHDYKKLLQAKQL from the exons ATGACGGAGGTAGCGAGTAACGCTGTACACGAAATCCTAGGTGGACGAGTTATTCAAGATGTAGATCAGCCTATTATTGACTATATTatcaatgttgttgctgatgaaGACTTCGATTTTGGACTTGACGGTGAAGGTGCTTTTGATGCACTTGGAGAGTTACTCGTTGATTCTGGTTGCGTTACTGACTTCGACGAATGTCGTAAG GTTTGTAGCAAGTTGTCCGAGAAGTTAGAGAAGCATGGATTGGTTAAACCCCAACCAACAGTGAGAAGCTTAAAAATGCCGCTGAGAATGTTTGATGGAATGGATGAAGAGGAAGCTCCAAAGAATAAAAAGCCAGAACCAGTTGATGGTCCTTTGCTCACAGAACGTGATAAGATTAAGATCGAAAGGAGGAAGAGGAAAGATGAACGCATGAGAGAG GCAGAATACCAAGCACACTTGAAAGAAGTGGAAGAAGTGAAAGCTGGTATGCCTTTAGTGTGTGTGAATCATGATGGTCAGGGTGATGGACCAACTGTTAAGGATATCCGTATGGAGAATTTCAATATATCTGTTGGTGGTCGTGAACTTATTGTCGATGGTTCCGTCACGCTTTCTTTTGGAAGACACTATG GACTTATTGGAAGAAACGGTACGGGAAAAACAACTCTCCTAAGACACATGGCTATGCACGCTATTGATGGTATTCCCAGGAACTGCCAGATATTGCATGTTGAGCAAGAAGTGGTTGGTGATGATACCTCAGTTCTGCAATGTATTCTTAACACTGATATGGAGAGAACCCAACTTCTGGAAGAAGAGAGTCGTCTGCTTGAAGTACAG AGAGTAATGGACCTAGAAGGCGAAGCTGGAAAGAGTGATAAGTCGAATGGGGagatggacaaaaatgcccttgcGAAAAGGCTCGAAGAGATATACAAAAGACTTGATTTCATTGATGCTTACACGGCTGAAGCACGTGCAGCGACTATTCTTTCG GGTTTGAGCTTCGATCCGGACATGCAAAAGAGAGCGACTAAAACATTTTCTGGAGGATGGAGAATGAGAATAGCTCTTGCTCGGGCATTGTTCATTGAACCTGATCTATTGTTGCTTGATGAACCCACG AATCATCTCGATCTGCATGCTGTCTTATGGCTGGAAACTTACTTGGTGAAGTGGCCCAAGACATTTATAGTTGTCTCTCAtgctagagagttcttgaacacT GTAGTCACAGATATTATCCATCTACAAAATCAGAAATTGAGTACCTATAAAGGAGACTATGATACATTCGAAAGGACAAGAGAAGAACAAGTTAAGAATCAACAGAAGGCATTCGAGTCAAATGAACGTACAAGGGCCCACATGCAG ACCTTTATTGATAAGTTCCGGTACAATGCAAAGCGTGCATCTCTTGTTCAATCTAGAATTAAG GCACTGGAACGAATTGGTCGTGtcgatgaagtcatcaatgatcCTGA CTACAAGTTTGAGTTCCCTTCTCCTGATGATAGACCTGGTGCTCCTATCATAAGCTTCAG TGATGCATCCTTTGGATATCCTGGGGGCCCATTATTGTTCAGAAATTTGAATTTTGGAATAGATTTGGATAGCAGAGTAGCAA TGGTTGGCCCTAATGGTATTGGAAAGTCAACAATACTGAAGCTTATTTCTGGGGAGCTTCAACCAACCTCAGGGACTGTTTTCCGCTCTGCTAAG GTCCGCATTGCTGTATTTAGTCAGCATCATGTTGATGGGCTGGATCTGACCTCAAATCCCCTCTTATACATGATGCGTTGCTTTCCA GGAGTGCCTGAACAAAAGTTACGTGGTCATCTAGGTTCATTTGGTATCACTGGGAATCTTGCTCTTCAGCCCATGTACACTTTGTCTG GTGGCCAAAAAAGCAGAGTTGCATTTGCAAAGATAACTTTCAAGAAGCCTCACATATTGCTTCTTGATGAGCCATCAAATCATTTG GATCTGGACGCTGTGGAGGCCCTGATACAAGGTCTGGTCTTGTTCCAAGGAGGCGTACTGATG GTCAGTCATGATGAACATTTAACATCTGGTAGTGTTGATCAGCTCTGGGCCGTCTCTGAGGGCAGGGTGACGCCTTTCGAGGGGACATTCCACGATTACAAGAAACTACTGCAAGCAAAACAGTTATAA
- the LOC132634741 gene encoding phosphatidylinositol N-acetylglucosaminyltransferase subunit A isoform X1 produces the protein MGEPGKHRILMVSDFFYPNFGGVENHIYYLSQCLIKEGHKVVVMTHAYQNRSGVRYMTNGLKVYYVPWKPFLMQNTLPTFFGTLSITRTILIREKISLVHGHQAFSTLCHEALMHARTMGYKVVFTDHSLYGFSDVGSIHMNKVLQFTLADVTQAICVSHTSKENTVLRSGLPPEKVYVIPNAVDTAMFTPAPERLSRHEIVIVVISRLVYRKGADLLVEVIPEVCRLHPNVRFIVGGDGPKRVRLEEMREKHSLQDRVDMLGAVPHNKVRSVLITGHIFLNSSLTEAFCIAILEAASCGLLTVSTRVGGVPEVLPDDMVVLAAPDPTTMVHAITRAIHMLPQIDPQDMHNRMKKLYSWPDVARRTEIVYNRALKCSNPPLLDRLSRYLTCGTWAGKLFCIVMIVNFLLWRLLQLWQPDKDVEVVPDFQLPKSQHEETPFDTKMEKSL, from the exons ATGGGTGAACCTGGAAAACATAGAATATTAATGGTCTCAGATTTTTTCTACCCTAATTTTGGTGGTGTGGAGAACCACATATACTATCTATCACAATGCCTGATTAAGGAAGGCCACAAG GTGGTTGTTATGACTCATGCTTATCAGAATCGTTCTGGAGTAAGATATATGACAAATGGCCTGAAAGTTTATTATGTCCCATGGAAGCCATTTCTCATGCAAAACACATTGCCAACCTTCTTTGGAACACTTTCAATTACAAGGACAATTCTGATAAGGGAAAAGATATCGCTGGTACATGGACATCAAGCCTTCTCAACCTTATGTCATGAAGCTCTTATGCATGCTCGCACCATGGGTTACAAAGTTGTATTCACGGATCATTCTCTCTATGGTTTTTCGGATGTTGGAAGTATTCACATGAATAAGGTGCTACAATTTACTCTAGCCGATGTGACTCAGGCTATATGTGTTTCTCACACGAGCAAAGAGAATACAGTTTTAAGGTCTGGTCTGCCGCCTGAAAAGGTTTATGTTATTCCAAATGCTGTGGACACAGCCATGTTTACACCTGCTCCAGAGCGACTCAGCAGGCATgaaattgttattgttgtgataAGTAGGTTAGTTTATCGGAAAGGAGCAGATTTACTCGTTGAAGTAATCCCTGAAGTATGCCGTTTGCATCCCAAT GTTCGCTTCATTGTTGGAGGAGATGGACCCAAACGAGTGCGTCTGGAAGAAATGAGGGAAAAGCACTCACTTCAAGACCGAGTTGATATGTTGGGTGCTGTCCCTCATAATAAAGTACGGTCTGTACTAATAACTGGCCATATATTTTTGAACAG TTCTTTAACAGAAGCATTTTGCATAGCTATATTGGAAGCTGCAAGTTGTGGATTACTAACAGTCAGTACACGTGTAGGAGGTGTTCCAGAG GTTCTTCCAGATGACATGGTTGTTCTGGCTGCGCCAGATCCTACAACTATGGTTCACGCAATCACAAGGGCTATACATATGCTTCCTCAGATCGATCCACAAGATATGCACAATCGT ATGAAAAAACTTTATAGTTGGCCTGATGTAGCCAGGAGGACAGAAATTGTTTACAACCGTGCTTTGAAATGCTCCAATCCACCTTTGCTAGATCGATTGTCAAG GTACCTTACTTGTGGCACTTGGGCAGGGAAACTGTTTTGCATAGTTATGATAGTAAATTTTTTGCTCTGGCGTCTCTTGCAACTATGGCAG CCTGACAAGGACGTTGAGGTGGTACCTGATTTTCAACTTCCGAAGTCTCAACATGAGGAGACACCATTTGATACCAAGATGGAAAAAAGCTTATGA
- the LOC132634741 gene encoding phosphatidylinositol N-acetylglucosaminyltransferase subunit A isoform X2 — MTHAYQNRSGVRYMTNGLKVYYVPWKPFLMQNTLPTFFGTLSITRTILIREKISLVHGHQAFSTLCHEALMHARTMGYKVVFTDHSLYGFSDVGSIHMNKVLQFTLADVTQAICVSHTSKENTVLRSGLPPEKVYVIPNAVDTAMFTPAPERLSRHEIVIVVISRLVYRKGADLLVEVIPEVCRLHPNVRFIVGGDGPKRVRLEEMREKHSLQDRVDMLGAVPHNKVRSVLITGHIFLNSSLTEAFCIAILEAASCGLLTVSTRVGGVPEVLPDDMVVLAAPDPTTMVHAITRAIHMLPQIDPQDMHNRMKKLYSWPDVARRTEIVYNRALKCSNPPLLDRLSRYLTCGTWAGKLFCIVMIVNFLLWRLLQLWQPDKDVEVVPDFQLPKSQHEETPFDTKMEKSL, encoded by the exons ATGACTCATGCTTATCAGAATCGTTCTGGAGTAAGATATATGACAAATGGCCTGAAAGTTTATTATGTCCCATGGAAGCCATTTCTCATGCAAAACACATTGCCAACCTTCTTTGGAACACTTTCAATTACAAGGACAATTCTGATAAGGGAAAAGATATCGCTGGTACATGGACATCAAGCCTTCTCAACCTTATGTCATGAAGCTCTTATGCATGCTCGCACCATGGGTTACAAAGTTGTATTCACGGATCATTCTCTCTATGGTTTTTCGGATGTTGGAAGTATTCACATGAATAAGGTGCTACAATTTACTCTAGCCGATGTGACTCAGGCTATATGTGTTTCTCACACGAGCAAAGAGAATACAGTTTTAAGGTCTGGTCTGCCGCCTGAAAAGGTTTATGTTATTCCAAATGCTGTGGACACAGCCATGTTTACACCTGCTCCAGAGCGACTCAGCAGGCATgaaattgttattgttgtgataAGTAGGTTAGTTTATCGGAAAGGAGCAGATTTACTCGTTGAAGTAATCCCTGAAGTATGCCGTTTGCATCCCAAT GTTCGCTTCATTGTTGGAGGAGATGGACCCAAACGAGTGCGTCTGGAAGAAATGAGGGAAAAGCACTCACTTCAAGACCGAGTTGATATGTTGGGTGCTGTCCCTCATAATAAAGTACGGTCTGTACTAATAACTGGCCATATATTTTTGAACAG TTCTTTAACAGAAGCATTTTGCATAGCTATATTGGAAGCTGCAAGTTGTGGATTACTAACAGTCAGTACACGTGTAGGAGGTGTTCCAGAG GTTCTTCCAGATGACATGGTTGTTCTGGCTGCGCCAGATCCTACAACTATGGTTCACGCAATCACAAGGGCTATACATATGCTTCCTCAGATCGATCCACAAGATATGCACAATCGT ATGAAAAAACTTTATAGTTGGCCTGATGTAGCCAGGAGGACAGAAATTGTTTACAACCGTGCTTTGAAATGCTCCAATCCACCTTTGCTAGATCGATTGTCAAG GTACCTTACTTGTGGCACTTGGGCAGGGAAACTGTTTTGCATAGTTATGATAGTAAATTTTTTGCTCTGGCGTCTCTTGCAACTATGGCAG CCTGACAAGGACGTTGAGGTGGTACCTGATTTTCAACTTCCGAAGTCTCAACATGAGGAGACACCATTTGATACCAAGATGGAAAAAAGCTTATGA
- the LOC132634740 gene encoding glutamine-dependent NAD(+) synthetase, whose product MLTTCLTCQKFQRVKYLPRLGISTHKPFKRCVNSNQISKCFSSINSYFKLTNIYKYQQLINSHFIIIQKINSQSSKQKSNLTSKFVYIQLKMRLLKVATCNLNQWAMDFDCNLKNIKESISEAKGSGAMIRLGPELEITGYGCEDHFLELDTVAHAWECLKELLLGDWTDGILCSFGMPVIKDSERYNCQVLCLNRKIIMIRPKMWLANDGNYRELRWFTAWKQKDHLEEFHLPSEISDALSQTTVPFGYGYVQFLDTAVAVEVCEELFTPLPPHAELALNGVEVFMNASGSHHQLRKLDLRNRAFISATHTRGGVYMYSNHQGCDGGRLYYDGCSCVVVNGDMVAQGSQFSLKDVEMVFAQIDLDAVASLRSSVSSFQEQASCKAKVSKVFVPYKLCQPFDLQMLLSSPLKIRYHSPEEEIALGPACWLWDYLRRSGASGFLLPLSGGADSSSVAAIVGSMCQLVVKEIANGDKQIKADAIRIGHYTDGQFPTDSKEFAKRIFYTVFMGSENSSEATTTRAKVLADEIGSWHLNVSIDGVVSSLISLFQTLTGKRPRYKVDGGSNIENLGLQNIQARVRMVLAFMLASLLPWVHNKPGFYLVLGSSNVDEGLRGYLTKYDCSSADINPIGSISKMDLRTFLKWAAVHLGYSSLAEIEAAPPTAELEPIRSNYSQLDEVDMGMTYEELSVYGRLRKIFRCGPLSMFKNLCYKWGTKLTPAEVADKVKYFFKYYSINRHKMTVLTPSYHAESYSPEDNRFDLRQFLYNVRWPYQFRKIDELVNELNGDTVALTKSTDGEKVNVTADGGMGVVAAGSGDPRAGF is encoded by the exons ATGCTTACAACTTGTTTGACGTGTCAAAAATTTCAAAGAGTCAAATATCTCCCAAGACTTGGAATTTCCACTCACAAACCCTTCAAACGGTGCGTCAATTCCAATCAAATTTCCAAATGTTTTTCTTCCATCAATTCATATTTCAAACTCACAAATATCTATAAATACCAACAACTAATAAACTCACATTTCATCATTATACAAAAAATCAATTCCCAATCCtcaaaacaaaaatcaaatctaACCTCTAAATTTGTTTATATACAGTTAAAGATGAGGCTATTGAAAGTGGCTACGTGTAATTTGAACCAATGGGCAATGGATTTCGACTGTAATTTGAAAAACATAAAGGAATCTATTTCCGAAGCTAAAGGTTCGGGTGCTATGATCAGGCTTGGACCCGAACTTGAAATTACTGGATATGGTTGTGAAGATCATTTCTTGGAACTCGATACTGTTGCTCATgc GTGGGAATGCTTAAAAGAACTACTGTTAGGAGATTGGACTGATGGCATATTATGTAGCTTTGGTATGCCTGTTATCAAAGATTCAGAACGTTACAACTGTCAAGTGTTGTGCCTAAACAGAAAAATAATCATGATAAGGCCAAAGATGTGGCTAGCAAATGATGGAAACTATCGAGAACTCCGATGGTTTACGGCGTGGAAACAAAAAGATCATCTTGAGGAATTCCATCTCCCAAGTGAAATTTCAGATGCTCTGTCTCAGACAACAGTACCTTTTGGTTATGGCTATGTCCAGTTTCTAGACAC AGCTGTTGCAGTTGAAGTTTGTGAGGAACTTTTTACTCCTCTACCTCCTCACGCTGAGCTTGCATTGAATGGTGTTGAAGTGTTTATGAATGCAAGTGGAAGTCATCATCAATTACGAAAGCTTGATCTTCGCAATCGTGCTTTTATAAGTGCTACACATACTCGAGGGGGAGTTTACATGTATAGTAATCACCAGGGATGCGATGGTGGTCGTCTCTATTATG ATGGATGTTCTTGTGTTGTTGTAAACGGAGATATGGTAGCACAAGGTTCACAATTTTCCTTGAAGGATGTTGAAATGGTTTTTGCTCAAATTGATCTAGATGCG GTTGCGAGTCTCAGATCATCTGTCAGTAGTTTTCAAGAGCAAGCAAGTTGTAAAGCTAAAGTTTCTAAAGTATTTGTGCCTTACAAGCTTTGCCAACCTTTTGACCTCCAAATGTTACTTTCAAGTCCACTCAAG ATTAGATACCACTCTCCCGAGGAGGAAATAGCACTTGGACCTGCTTGTTGGCTTTGGGATTATCTAAGAAGAAGTGGTGCATCTGGTTTTCTGCTTCCACTTTCTGGGGGTGCTGATAGTTCCTCTGTTGCTGCTATAGTTGGTTCAATGTGCCAGCTTGTTGTAAAAG AAATTGCAAATGGCGACAAGCAGATAAAAGCTGATGCCATTCGAATTGGCCATTACACTGATGGTCAGTTTCCAACGGATAGCAAAGAATTTGCTAAACGCATTTTTTACACTGTTTTTATGGGATCTGAAAATAG TTCAGAAGCCACAACAACTCGGGCAAAGGTGTTGGCTGATGAGATAGGATCATGGCATCTTAATGTGAGCATCGATGGAGTGGTCTCTTCACTTATCTCTCTGTTTCAAACACTCACTGGAAAGCGTCCACGCTACAAG GTAGATGGGGGATCAAACATTGAAAATTTAGGGTTACAAAACATTCAAGCTCGGGTCCGGATGGTCCTGGCATTCATGTTAGCATCTCTGCTTCCATGGGTCCATAACAAACCTGGTTTTTATCTGGTTTTGGGTAGCTCCAATGTGGATGAAGGATTACGTGGTTACTTAACAAAG TATGATTGTAGTTCAGCAGATATAAATCCAATTGGTAGTATCAGTAAGATGGATCTTCGAACATTTCTGAAATGGGCTGCCGTTCATCTTGGTTACTCATCCCTAGCAGAGATTGAAGCTGCACCACCCACTGCTGAATTGGAGCCTATACGCTCGAATTACAGTCAG TTGGATGAAGTGGATATGGGTATGACCTATGAGGAACTTTCAGTGTATGGAAGGTTGCGCAAGATTTTCCGCTGTGGACCCCTATCAATGTTCAAG AATCTGTGTTACAAATGGGGTACAAAGTTGACGCCTGCAGAGGTGGCTGACAAAGTGAAATACTTCTTTAAGTACTATTCCATCAACAGACACAAGATGACTGTACTGACGCCTTCATATCATGCCGAG AGTTATTCGCCAGAGGACAATAGGTTTGATCTGCGCCAGTTCCTGTACAATGTCCGATGGCCTTATCAATTTCGCAAGATTGACGAACTTGTGAATGAGCTTAATGGTGATACAGTTGCTCTTACAAAATCGACTGATGGAGAAAAGGTTAACGTTACGGCTGATGGTGGGATGGGTGTTGTGGCCGCAGGCTCGGGTGATCCAAGAGCTGGCTTCTAA